In Anser cygnoides isolate HZ-2024a breed goose chromosome Z, Taihu_goose_T2T_genome, whole genome shotgun sequence, a genomic segment contains:
- the GCNT4 gene encoding beta-1,3-galactosyl-O-glycosyl-glycoprotein beta-1,6-N-acetylglucosaminyltransferase 4 isoform X1 gives MLCLSSVTLNASSCCDGKSHPMEMRRHKCPYRCPTRRKILILCFTGWVIALLKLLHVERHFFPSKGIYLVEHFLSTSSYVRNRYSYLRNHFQYEINCSSIYEQDPQEIGKSLEIRRKEIIDLDDEDIIAMTNDCHIYRILRKYHLKPVSPEEENFPLAYSLVVHKDAVMVERLIHSLYSHQNIYCIHYDQKATKSFKSAMNNLAKCFPNIFIASKLETVDYAHISRLQADFNCLSDLMDSTVPWKYVINLCGQDFPLRSNFQLVAELKKLNGGNMLETVKPSSSKRERFTYRYELMKVPYEYMQMPVKTNVSKNPPPHNIEVFVGSAYFVLSRAFIQYTLRSSLAKDFFDWSRDTYSPDEHFWATLVRVPGVPGEISRSAQDITDLQSKTRLVKWNYLEEHLYPPCTGTHLRSVCIYGAAELRWLMNYGHWFANKFDSKVDPVLIKCLAEKLAEQQKEWVYLSSDKYFLRISYVNASL, from the coding sequence AATGAGGAGGCATAAGTGTCCCTACAGATGTCCCACAAGAAGGAAGATTCTGATTCTGTGTTTCACGGGGTGGGTGATTGCACTCCTGAAACTCCTCCACGTTGAAAGACACTTTTTTCCATCTAAGGGCATTTATTTGGTTGAGCACTTCTTGAGCACTTCTTCTTATGTTAGAAACAGGTATTCCTATCTTAGAAATCACTTTCAGTATGAAATTAATTGTTCATCTATATATGAACAAGATCCCCAAGAAATTGGCAAGAGTTTAGagataagaagaaaagagataatTGATTTAGATGATGAAGATATCATAGCAATGACGAATGATTGCCACATTTATCGCATACTTAGGAAATACCACCTAAAACCTGTTTCTCCAGAGGAAGAGAATTTTCCATTAGCCTATTCTTTGGTTGTTCACAAAGATGCAGTAATGGTAGAAAGGCTCATACATTCACTGTACAGTCATCAAAATATATACTGCATCCATTATGaccaaaaagcaacaaaaagttTCAAATCTGCTATGAACAATCTAGCTAAATGTTTCCCCAACATTTTCATTGCTTCAAAACTGGAGACAGTGGACTACGCACATATTTCGAGGCTGCAAGCAGATTTCAATTGTTTGTCTGATCTGATGGACTCTACAGTTCCCTGGAAGTATGTTATTAACTTGTGTGGACAAGATTTCCCTTTGAGGTCAAATTTCCAGTTGGTTGCTGAACTGAAGAAACTCAATGGGGGAAACATGCTGGAAACTGTAAagccaagcagcagcaaaagagAACGATTTACTTATCGCTATGAACTTATGAAAGTGCCTTATGAATACATGCAGATGCCTGTGAAAACCAACGTTTCCAAGAACCCACCACCTCATAATATTGAGGTATTTGTAGGCAGTGCCTATTTTGTTTTAAGTCGAGCTTTTATTCAGTACACCCTCAGAAGCTCTcttgcaaaagatttttttgattGGTCACGGGATACCTACTCTCCAGATGAACATTTCTGGGCCACTCTTGTACGTGTTCCTGGGGTGCCTGGGGAAATTTCGAGGTCAGCCCAGGATATCACAGACCTTCAGAGCAAAACTCGTTTGGTGAAATGGAATTATCTTGAAGAACATTTATATCCTCCATGCACTGGTACCCACCTTCGCAGTGTCTGTATCTACGGGGCTGCAGAATTACGATGGCTTATGAATTATGGGCATTGGTTTGCCAATAAGTTTGACTCCAAAGTAGACCCCGTCCTGATAAAATGTTTGGCAGAAAAACTGGCAGAGCAACAGAAAGAGTGGGTTTATTTGTCCtctgacaaatattttctgcGTATAAGTTATGTGAATGCTTCACTATAG
- the GCNT4 gene encoding beta-1,3-galactosyl-O-glycosyl-glycoprotein beta-1,6-N-acetylglucosaminyltransferase 4 isoform X2: MRRHKCPYRCPTRRKILILCFTGWVIALLKLLHVERHFFPSKGIYLVEHFLSTSSYVRNRYSYLRNHFQYEINCSSIYEQDPQEIGKSLEIRRKEIIDLDDEDIIAMTNDCHIYRILRKYHLKPVSPEEENFPLAYSLVVHKDAVMVERLIHSLYSHQNIYCIHYDQKATKSFKSAMNNLAKCFPNIFIASKLETVDYAHISRLQADFNCLSDLMDSTVPWKYVINLCGQDFPLRSNFQLVAELKKLNGGNMLETVKPSSSKRERFTYRYELMKVPYEYMQMPVKTNVSKNPPPHNIEVFVGSAYFVLSRAFIQYTLRSSLAKDFFDWSRDTYSPDEHFWATLVRVPGVPGEISRSAQDITDLQSKTRLVKWNYLEEHLYPPCTGTHLRSVCIYGAAELRWLMNYGHWFANKFDSKVDPVLIKCLAEKLAEQQKEWVYLSSDKYFLRISYVNASL, encoded by the coding sequence ATGAGGAGGCATAAGTGTCCCTACAGATGTCCCACAAGAAGGAAGATTCTGATTCTGTGTTTCACGGGGTGGGTGATTGCACTCCTGAAACTCCTCCACGTTGAAAGACACTTTTTTCCATCTAAGGGCATTTATTTGGTTGAGCACTTCTTGAGCACTTCTTCTTATGTTAGAAACAGGTATTCCTATCTTAGAAATCACTTTCAGTATGAAATTAATTGTTCATCTATATATGAACAAGATCCCCAAGAAATTGGCAAGAGTTTAGagataagaagaaaagagataatTGATTTAGATGATGAAGATATCATAGCAATGACGAATGATTGCCACATTTATCGCATACTTAGGAAATACCACCTAAAACCTGTTTCTCCAGAGGAAGAGAATTTTCCATTAGCCTATTCTTTGGTTGTTCACAAAGATGCAGTAATGGTAGAAAGGCTCATACATTCACTGTACAGTCATCAAAATATATACTGCATCCATTATGaccaaaaagcaacaaaaagttTCAAATCTGCTATGAACAATCTAGCTAAATGTTTCCCCAACATTTTCATTGCTTCAAAACTGGAGACAGTGGACTACGCACATATTTCGAGGCTGCAAGCAGATTTCAATTGTTTGTCTGATCTGATGGACTCTACAGTTCCCTGGAAGTATGTTATTAACTTGTGTGGACAAGATTTCCCTTTGAGGTCAAATTTCCAGTTGGTTGCTGAACTGAAGAAACTCAATGGGGGAAACATGCTGGAAACTGTAAagccaagcagcagcaaaagagAACGATTTACTTATCGCTATGAACTTATGAAAGTGCCTTATGAATACATGCAGATGCCTGTGAAAACCAACGTTTCCAAGAACCCACCACCTCATAATATTGAGGTATTTGTAGGCAGTGCCTATTTTGTTTTAAGTCGAGCTTTTATTCAGTACACCCTCAGAAGCTCTcttgcaaaagatttttttgattGGTCACGGGATACCTACTCTCCAGATGAACATTTCTGGGCCACTCTTGTACGTGTTCCTGGGGTGCCTGGGGAAATTTCGAGGTCAGCCCAGGATATCACAGACCTTCAGAGCAAAACTCGTTTGGTGAAATGGAATTATCTTGAAGAACATTTATATCCTCCATGCACTGGTACCCACCTTCGCAGTGTCTGTATCTACGGGGCTGCAGAATTACGATGGCTTATGAATTATGGGCATTGGTTTGCCAATAAGTTTGACTCCAAAGTAGACCCCGTCCTGATAAAATGTTTGGCAGAAAAACTGGCAGAGCAACAGAAAGAGTGGGTTTATTTGTCCtctgacaaatattttctgcGTATAAGTTATGTGAATGCTTCACTATAG